The Zingiber officinale cultivar Zhangliang chromosome 9A, Zo_v1.1, whole genome shotgun sequence genome window below encodes:
- the LOC122021421 gene encoding proteasome subunit alpha type-5-like — MLHAINCRYYTDPSGTFWQCNAKAIGSGSEGADSSLQEQYNKDLSLLEAETIALSILKQVMEEKVTPNNVDIAKVAPTYHLYTPAEVKDVISRL; from the exons ATGTTACATGCTATAAATTGCAGGTACTATACCGATCCATCTGGCACATTCTGGCAATGCAATGCAAAAGCAATAGGATCTGGATCCGAAGGAGCTGATAGTTCTCTTCAAGAGCAATACAACAAG GACCTGTCCCTTCTGGAAGCTGAAACTATAGCTCTTTCCATCCTGAAACAAGTCATGGAAGAAAAG GTAACCCCTAATAATGTTGACATTGCAAAGGTGGCTCCTACTTACCATCTATATACACCTGCCGAGGTTAAAGATGTCATTTCTCGCCTTTGA